The DNA region ATGCCCAATGCTGGATACACACCGATGTCTTTAAGAAGGCTGATGCTCAGTCCATCTTTGTCTTTATAGTGTCTGAGTTGAAGAGACTTAAGGGTTCCACCTCTCGTTGTAAAGACTGCTGTATATAGCTCTGTCTGGACCTTCACTGTGCTTTCAGGTAGTTGAGGTGTTGGCTTTCCCTCGGTGGGCTCGATGGGCATAATTACCTTAATAGGCTCCTCCTTTGGAGCAGGTGGTCTTTCTGAAGGAGGCGGAACAGGCTTTCCAACGAAAATGACCTGATAAAGAATCAGGACCGTGATGGAAAGCACAATTGCGAGGAGTGTTCTTTTTTCCATATCTATTTTATCGGGTCATATCCGCCTGAGTGAAACGGATGGCACTTAAGAATCCGCTTTATGCTTAAGAGGATGCCTTTTAGGGCTCCGTATTTTTCGATTGCCTCCTTTGAGTATGCCGAACATGTCGGAGTGAACCTGCACCCTGCAGGCAGAATTGGAGATAATACCATCCTGTATAAGGCAATGGCATAAAGCAGTGCCTTTTTTATAATTTCTCTCATAGGATTAAGGAGATTTTGGTTTAGACTGCAAGCTTTTTTCGGCCCTTTGCCCTTCTTCTGTTTAGAGTCTTTCTTCCGCCCTGTGTGCTCATCCTCTCGAGGAAACCATGAGTCCTTTTCCTTTTTATCTTATGAGGCCGATAAGTAGTATATGTTCCCATAACTTGTTACTATAAAATCTTCTGTCCGTTAAAGTCAAGCTCCTTTATAGGTTGGGTAGTGTAAAATCTTCTGTGTAAAATCTTCTGAAATCGTTGCCATCTCCTTTTTTGTCATCTATAGCATCAGCCTTGAACCTTTCCTGCTCTTCATCATCCCTTTGCTTTAGTTTACTGGGGAGGGGGGGGTATCTCCTAAGTTATTGATTTTAAATGATTCCCATGTTTACTTGTTTACTTTTCCTTTACTTTTGCTTTACTCTTTTCTATTAAGAGGGGTAGATGTGTAATCCTTTTCCATATTACCCTTCTGTAAACCATAGTTAAAATAATAACACTACCAAAACCCTTTTGTCAAGTAAAAAATGAACTATGGTTTTCTTTTCCCTCTCCCCTTGCGGGAGAGGGCGAGGGTGAGGGGTCATTGGACTTTTCTGTTCACCCTCCCCAAACCCCTCCCCTCGAGGGAGGGGATAAAACAGGGGTCTGTCATTCGGGATTCATTTCAGAATCTCAATTAACTGTCATTCCGA from Nitrospirota bacterium includes:
- the yidD gene encoding membrane protein insertion efficiency factor YidD, producing the protein MREIIKKALLYAIALYRMVLSPILPAGCRFTPTCSAYSKEAIEKYGALKGILLSIKRILKCHPFHSGGYDPIK
- the rpmH gene encoding 50S ribosomal protein L34 yields the protein MGTYTTYRPHKIKRKRTHGFLERMSTQGGRKTLNRRRAKGRKKLAV